From the Candidatus Peregrinibacteria bacterium genome, one window contains:
- a CDS encoding PilT/PilU family type 4a pilus ATPase has translation MQKFKEQGMIFRYKNQNMFDESNTTGGIPGPSGFSLPSDLHAMMGIGDRHHANTGRDLETLVPKGGNKIAEKGAQEVNMKYQQSDLAIDDILEAALELGASDIHLSAGERLAFRISGKIYFVDNYPSIPDDMAEKLIFSLVSSEEQKETLLRTKELDTAYEHKDGTNFRVNIFYKRKSLSTVLRIIASEAFEMGELGLPAGVENLITQKQGLLLVTGPTGSGKSTSMQSMIEHINKGRVEHIITIEDPIEFIFKSKKSIISQREVGADTLSFANALRATLREDPDIVMIGEMRDPETIMAAINLSETGHLVISTLHTSGVPQTISRMINAFPTDQHNMIQNRLADCIIGILGQRLIPRADRKGRVGIYELMIATPGIRHLIRSGSTTQIKNAMQSGREHGMVRMEQYAEVLSERGIIHERDYEHYFQDE, from the coding sequence TTGCAAAAATTCAAAGAACAGGGTATGATTTTTCGATATAAAAATCAAAATATGTTTGATGAATCAAATACTACCGGTGGTATTCCTGGACCCTCAGGATTTTCACTTCCGAGTGACCTTCATGCCATGATGGGCATTGGAGACCGTCACCATGCGAATACTGGACGCGATTTAGAGACACTTGTTCCAAAAGGCGGAAACAAAATCGCTGAAAAAGGAGCACAAGAGGTGAATATGAAATATCAGCAATCTGATCTTGCTATTGATGATATTCTCGAAGCGGCGCTTGAACTTGGTGCGTCTGACATTCATCTCTCTGCCGGAGAGCGACTTGCATTTCGTATTAGCGGAAAAATCTATTTTGTTGATAACTACCCCTCCATTCCCGATGATATGGCGGAGAAGCTCATTTTTTCGCTTGTTTCTAGTGAAGAGCAAAAAGAGACACTCTTGCGCACAAAAGAGCTTGATACTGCATACGAACACAAAGATGGAACGAACTTTCGCGTAAATATTTTTTATAAACGCAAAAGTCTATCCACGGTTCTTCGTATTATTGCGAGTGAGGCGTTTGAAATGGGGGAACTTGGTCTTCCCGCGGGAGTGGAAAATCTTATTACACAAAAGCAAGGACTCCTTTTGGTGACCGGTCCCACAGGAAGTGGAAAATCAACCTCTATGCAGTCGATGATTGAGCACATCAACAAAGGGCGCGTAGAACATATTATCACTATTGAAGATCCGATTGAATTTATTTTTAAATCGAAAAAATCCATCATTTCTCAACGAGAAGTGGGTGCCGATACCCTCAGTTTTGCGAATGCGCTTCGTGCGACTCTTCGTGAAGATCCTGACATTGTGATGATTGGGGAGATGCGCGATCCCGAAACGATTATGGCGGCGATTAATCTTTCGGAAACAGGTCACCTTGTTATTTCTACACTTCATACTTCTGGCGTTCCGCAAACAATCTCTCGCATGATTAATGCCTTTCCAACAGATCAGCACAATATGATTCAAAATCGTCTTGCCGACTGTATTATTGGTATTTTAGGGCAACGCCTCATTCCGCGTGCCGATCGCAAAGGACGAGTGGGTATTTATGAATTGATGATTGCTACTCCTGGAATTCGTCACCTTATTCGGAGTGGAAGCACGACGCAAATTAAAAATGCTATGCAATCTGGTCGAGAACACGGCATGGTGCGCATGGAACAGTATGCAGAGGTACTTTCTGAGCGTGGTATTATCCATGAACGTGATTACGAACATTATTTTCAGGATGAGTAG